A single genomic interval of Musa acuminata AAA Group cultivar baxijiao chromosome BXJ3-4, Cavendish_Baxijiao_AAA, whole genome shotgun sequence harbors:
- the LOC135636760 gene encoding uncharacterized protein LOC135636760 → MLNVEGGGMGQNRHEDCSQPCSNLCPNHSSQCDSSSQSGEEKGGGPGQTSQAIHMGGVVDSPDLIVVITQPEEVPLPGMSISQSKASEGDEKTGMVAATSAVTSLKVFLPRSESFKDQCRVCQQQTEEPLIDLGCRCRGELAKAHSSCIQIWFRTKGSNQCEICQQVAANVPFPEPQSSTSYWIWRVNSGHNRGQQENERGWLNPLWVAFAIIIGGLMLDVLISVSLGISSRPVNIITGVLIMLGMAAALRLSLECCRELGQTRNTQAQVTFNPGYHPAI, encoded by the exons ATGCTGAATGTTGAAGGTGGTGGAATGGGGCAGAATCGGCACGAAGATTGTTCTCAACCCTGTTCAAATTTGTGCCCTAATCATAGTTCACAATGTGATTCTTCCTCTCAAAGTGGTGAGGAAAAGGGAGGAGGGCCAGGTCAGACTTCACAGGCAATTCACATGGGTGGGGTAGTGGATTCTCCTGATCTTATCGTTGTGATCACTCAGCCAGAGGAGGTTCCACTCCCCGGCATGAGCATCTCCCAGAGTAAAGCTTCAGAAGGCGACGAGAAAACCGGTATGGTGGCTGCTACATCTGCGGTTACTTCTCTGAAGGTGTTCTTGCCGAGGAGTGAGAGTTTCAAGGATCAGTGCAG AGTTTGTCAACAGCAAACAGAAGAACCACTGATTGATCTTGGGTGCAGATGTCGAGGTGAGCTTGCAAAAGCACACAGCTCTTGCATACAAATTTGGTTCCGTACTAAAGGTTCAAATCAATGCGAGATATGCCA GCAGGTGGCTGCAAATGTGCCATTTCCAGAGCCCCAGTCAAGT ACAAGTTACTGGATTTGGAGGGTAAATTCAGGTCACAACAGGGGGCAACAAGAAAATGAAAGA GGATGGTTGAACCCACTTTGGGTTGCATTTGCCATTATAATTGGAGGACTTATGTTGGATGTACTAATATCAGTTTCTCTTGGAATTTCTTCACGTCCGGTGAACATCATAACTG GTGTTCTCATCATGCTGGGAATGGCTGCTGCTCTGCGGCTTTCGCTGGAATGCTGTCGAGAGTTGGGTCAAACAAGAAATACTCAGGCACAAGTGACTTTTAATCCTGGGTATCATCCTGCGATATAG
- the LOC135636761 gene encoding small ribosomal subunit protein eS17-like, which translates to MGRVRTKTVKKSSRQVIERYYSRMTLDFHTNKKMLEEVAIIPSKRLRNKIAGFSTHLMRRIQRGPVRGISLKLQEEERERRMDFVPDESAIKVDHIEVDKDTVDMLASLGMTDIPGVEQQADAPSAPTYPYQSRPGGGYGAGRRN; encoded by the coding sequence ATGGGCCGCGTCCGGACGAAGACGGTGAAGAAGTCGTCGCGCCAGGTCATCGAGCGGTACTACTCGCGGATGACCCTGGATTTCCACACCAACAAGAAGATGCTGGAGGAGGTGGCCATCATCCCCTCGAAGCGCCTCCGCAATAAGATCGCCGGATTCTCTACCCACCTCATGCGCCGCATCCAGCGCGGCCCTGTCCGCGGCATCTCCCTTAAGCTCCAGGAGGAGGAGCGCGAGCGCCGCATGGACTTCGTCCCCGACGAGTCCGCCATCAAGGTCGACCACATCGAGGTCGACAAGGATACGGTCGACATGCTCGCGTCCCTTGGTATGACCGATATCCCCGGCGTCGAGCAGCAAGCCGATGCGCCCTCCGCCCCTACTTACCCGTACCAGTCGCGCCCCGGCGGCGGTTATGGCGCTGGCCGCAGGAACTGA
- the LOC103978987 gene encoding 1-acyl-sn-glycerol-3-phosphate acyltransferase LPAT1, chloroplastic, whose product MVTGSLLGFKPCTSLPSITPLNRPPAPRNALSSPVTAVSGCRNNQFNWNLRFHCPKPAIPIRKQTTVRRDTVVRSEIAAAGFPDDAASSLSEFQLVSRIRGICFYFVTAVSAIFLFAVMVVVHPCVVLFDRHRRRAHHLIAKIWATMTIIPFYKFEFEGMDNLPPQDTPAVYVSNHQSFLDIYTLLTLGRSFKFISKRSIFLFPIIGWAMFLMGVIPLRRMDSRSQLDCLKRCMELVKKGASVFFFPEGTRSKDGKLGAFKKGAFSVASKTGVPVVPITLMGTGKVMPAGEECMINSGSVKVVIHKPLDGRDADKLCNEARDSIAQTLLLHGYGVH is encoded by the exons atggtgaCGGGATCGCTCCTGGGGTTCAAACCTTGCACATCGCTGCCCTCAATTACTCCCCTAAATCGTCCGCCCGCTCCGAGAAACGCCCTTTCTTCTCCTG TTACGGCGGTCTCGGGTTGTCGTAACAACCAGTTCAATTGGAACCTAAGGTTTCACTGCCCCAAGCCTGCGATTCCGATCAGGAAGCAGACCACGGTGCGAAGAGACACCGTCGTTAGATCGGAGATAGCTGCTGCCGGGTTCCCTGATGACGCGGCAAGCTCCCTTTCAG AATTTCAATTGGTTTCAAGAATCAGAGGGATTTGCTTTTACTTTGTCACGGCTGTGTCTGCGATCTTTCTGTTTGCCGTAATGGTGGTGGTGCACCCATGTGTGGTCCTTTTTGATAGGCATCGGCGCAGGGCTCATCACTTGATTGCAAAGATTTGGGCAACAATGACTATCATTCCGTTCTATAAATTTGAGTTTGAGGGGATGGACAATTTGCCTCCTCAGGACACCCCAGCTGTGTATGTCTCTAACCACCAGAGCTTCCTGGACATATACACTCTTCTGACACTTGGAAGGAGCTTCAAGTTTATAAGCAAGAGAAGCATATTTCTGTTCCCAATCATCGGATGGGCAATGTTCCTCATGGGTGTAATACCTCTTCGCAGAATGGATAGCAGGAGCCAGCTG GATTGTCTCAAGCGTTGCATGGAATTGGTGAAGAAGGGAGCATCTGTTTTTTTCTTTCCAGAAGGAACTAGAAGTAAGGATGGAAAGTTAGGTGCTTTCAAG AAAGGGGCATTTAGCGTTGCTTCAAAGACCGGTGTGCCTGTTGTGCCCATAACCCTTATGGGAACTGGAAAGGTTATGCCTGCAGGAGAGGAGTGTATGATAAACTCAGGTTCAGTGAAAGTTGTAATACACAAGCCTTTAGATGGAAGAGATGCAGACAAACTCTGCAATGAAGCTAGAGATTCAATAGCTCAAACACTTTTGCTTCATGGCTATGGAGTACATTGA
- the LOC103978900 gene encoding heavy metal-associated isoprenylated plant protein 44 translates to MGRDLSSWLSNLSFGYRGDHRKSRNPSIYYDNPSNSSSSNDSYYYIEDSNMIRRKMAKGRPLSLQTVELKVRMCCTGCERVVKHALQKLRGVDSVEVELELEKVTVTGYVDRNKVLKEARRSGKRAEFWPNPGLPLYFTTAKNYFHDEDSFRGSYNYWRHGYNGDKHGHVPAPHRGEDRVSNMFNDDDVNACSVM, encoded by the exons ATGGGAAGAGACTTGAGCTCTTGGCTCTCCAACTTGTCTTTCGGATATCGAGGCGATCACCGCAAGAGTCGTAATCCGAGCATCTACTACGACAACCCCAGcaatagcagcagcagcaacgactCCTACTACTACATCGAAGACAGCAATATGATCCGCAGGAAGATGGCCAAGGGAAGACCTCTTTCCTTGCAG ACCGTGGAGCTTAAAGTGAGGATGTGCTGCACAGGTTGCGAGAGGGTGGTCAAGCATGCTCTCCAAAAGCTTAGAG GCGTCGACTCGGTGGAGGTGGAGCTGGAGCTGGAGAAGGTGACGGTGACGGGATACGTCGACCGGAACAAGGTGCTCAAGGAGGCGCGGCGGAGCGGGAAGAGGGCGGAGTTCTGGCCCAACCCCGGCCTCCCGCTCTATTTCACCACCGCCAAGAACTACTTCCACGACGAGGACTCCTTCCGCGGCAGCTACAACTACTGGCGCCACGGCTACAACGGCGACAAGCACGGCCACGTCCCGGCGCCGCACCGGGGGGAGGACCGCGTCAGCAACATGTTCAACGACGACGACGTCAACGCGTGCAGCGTCATGTGA
- the LOC135635763 gene encoding mitochondrial import inner membrane translocase subunit Tim13-like, with amino-acid sequence MDPFSSPSPLGSSSEQSAPSAEALMDQLKNQLAQAYAEEFFETIRSKCFAKCITKPGTSLSGSESSCISRCVDRYIEATGIISRALFSSPR; translated from the exons ATGGATCCCTTCTCGTCTCCTTCGCCGTTGGGCTCCTCGTCGGAGCAGTCAGCACCGTCGGCCGAGGCCCTCATGGACCAGCTCAAGAACCAGCTCGCCCAGGCCTACGCCGAAGAGTTCTTCGAG ACTATAAGGAGCAAGTGCTTTGCCAAGTGCATCACAAAGCCTGGAACAAGCTTGAGTGGAAGTGAGAGCAGTTGCATCTCGCGTTGTGTGGATCGCTACATCGAGGCAACTGGTATCATCAGTCGAGCTCTTTTCAGTTCACCTCGTTAG
- the LOC135635501 gene encoding flavanone 3-dioxygenase 2-like → MASQLLSAAGNHISLPESYVRPESQRPRLRDVINDTNIPIIDLGSPDKQQIVAQVADACRSFGFFQVVNHGVTVDSMQKMMGVASEFFHLPPEEKAKYYSDDTTKKMRLSTSFNIRKESVRNWRDYLRLHCYPLEELVPDWPSNPASFKEVVSAYCREVRRLGFRLLGAISLSLELEEDYLEKMLGEQEQHMAVNYYPKCPDPELTYGLPAHTDPNVLTILLQDPNVAGLQVLKDGRWMAVRPLPNALVVNVADQLQALSNGRYRSVRHRAVVNSDKERISVASFLCPGNSVVISPPEKLVGGDGCPAMYRSYTYEQYYDKFWSRALDEHCLDFFKR, encoded by the exons ATGGCAAGCCAACTGCTCTCCGCGGCCGGCAACCACATCTCCCTCCCCGAGAGCTACGTCCGGCCAGAGTCACAAAGGCCTCGTCTCCGCGACGTGATCAACGACACCAACATCCCCATCATCGATCTCGGCTCACCCGATAAGCAGCAGATCGTCGCGCAAGTCGCCGACGCCTGCAGGTCTTTCGGCTTCTTCCAG GTAGTGAACCACGGAGTGACGGTGGATTCGATGCAGAAGATGATGGGAGTGGCTTCGGAATTCTTTCACCTCCCACCGGAAGAGAAGGCGAAGTACTACTCCGACGACACCACGAAGAAGATGAGGCTGTCGACGAGCTTCAACATCAGGAAGGAGTCGGTCCGCAACTGGAGGGATTATCTCCGCCTCCACTGCTATCCGCTTGAGGAGCTCGTGCCCGATTGGCCTTCAAACCCCGCTTCGTTCAA GGAAGTGGTGAGCGCTTACTGCAGGGAAGTCCGTCGACTAGGGTTTCGGCTGCTGGGAGCAATCTCTCTGAGCTTGGAACTGGAAGAGGACTACCTGGAAAAGATGCTCGGCGAGCAGGAACAACATATGGCAGTGAACTACTACCCGAAGTGCCCCGATCCCGAGCTCACGTATGGCTTGCCGGCTCACACCGACCCCAACGTCCTAACCATTCTTCTGCAGGATCCAAATGTGGCGGGGTTGCAGGTCCTCAAGGACGGCAGATGGATGGCCGTTCGTCCCCTACCCAACGCCTTGGTCGTCAACGTCGCTGACCAACTGCAG GCATTAAGCAATGGAAGGTATAGGAGCGTGCGGCATCGAGCGGTGGTCAACTCCGACAAGGAGAGGATATCGGTGGCGTCATTCCTTTGCCCCGGCAACAGCGTGGTGATCAGCCCCCCGGAGAAGCTCGTGGGCGGCGACGGGTGTCCGGCCATGTACAGGAGCTACACTTACGAACAGTACTACGACAAGTTCTGGAGCAGAGCCCTGGACGAGCATTGCTTGGACTTCTTCAAACGCTGA